In Ailuropoda melanoleuca isolate Jingjing chromosome 7, ASM200744v2, whole genome shotgun sequence, one genomic interval encodes:
- the LOC100478118 gene encoding endoplasmic reticulum mannosyl-oligosaccharide 1,2-alpha-mannosidase has product MYPTPPPAAPHRDFISVTLSLGQSYDGSKSWRRRSCWRKWKQLSRFQRNVILFSLTFLTLCGLLSYISVADQWRAANGRSAEERKMRPADPPVLPAPQKADANPENFPGVLPQKPQRHFRRGPPNLQIRAPSKGSKDRRQDDTKQRDEAVGDARQEENTQRTVVSWRGAVIEPQPGTELPSRKAEAPPRPSSQASRIQSQAGKAPPAPCWASPGHSDGEGVWTPDERAACSARGGARLLSLRALVTL; this is encoded by the exons ATGTATCCGACGCCGCCGCCGGCGGCGCCGCATCGGGACTTCATCTCGGTGACGCTGAGCCTCGGCCAGAGCTACGACGGCAGCAAAAGCTGGCGGCGGCGCTCGTGCTGGAGG AAGTGGAAGCAGCTGTCGAGATTCCAGCGGAACGTGATCCTCTTCTCGCTCACGTTTCTGACGCTCTGTGGACTCCTGTCCTACATCAGCGTGGCTGACCAGTGGAGAG CTGCGAATGGCCGGTCAGCGGAAGAGCGGAAGATGAGACCAGCAGATCCACCCGTCTTGCCAGCTCCTCAGAAAGCAGATGCTAATCCAGAAAACTTCCCGGGGGTTTTACCTCAG AAGCCTCAAAGGCATTTCCGACGGGGACCACCCAACCTGCAGATTCGAGCCCCCAGTAAGGGCTCGAAGGACCGGAGGCAGGATGACACCAAGCAGAGGGACGAGGCGGTGGGCGACGCTCGTcaggaagaaaacacacagagaacaGTGGTCAG CTGGAGGGGAGCGGTGATTGAGCCGCAGCCCGGCACCGAACTCCCTTCAAGAAAGGCAGAGGCCCCCCCCAGGCCTTCGTCCCAGGCCTCCAGGATTCAGAGCCAAGCAGGTAAGGCCCCACCTGCACCCTGTTGGGCCTCACCTGGACATTCTGACGGAGAGGGCGTGTGGACGCCCGATGAGCGTGCAGCGTGCAGCGCGCGCGGTGGAGCGCGCCTGCTGTCCCTCCGAGCGCTGGTCACCCTCTGA